The proteins below come from a single Mesorhizobium loti genomic window:
- the cpaD gene encoding CpaD family pilus assembly lipoprotein codes for MTLRIISLVITLTVSVSGCTSTAPIVEPLAPILIGQETTVLTLHSLRASERRRLRVFLETASHGRRDALHLLISGAFGLSAEAVHEARQMGIGGYNIHLLDQTNGGAVRIEAIVYRARPPVCPSYSGPLLNDKSFDQTLGCSIRHNLAAMVSDPRDLLDNRAVKPSDGDRAAVPVARYRTVAKDKDG; via the coding sequence ATGACGTTGCGGATCATAAGTCTGGTGATCACTCTGACGGTAAGCGTAAGTGGCTGCACAAGCACCGCGCCGATTGTCGAGCCATTGGCACCGATCCTTATCGGGCAGGAGACCACCGTACTAACGTTACACAGCCTTCGCGCTTCCGAACGGCGGCGTTTGCGCGTTTTCCTTGAAACGGCAAGTCACGGCCGGCGCGATGCCCTTCACCTCCTTATCAGCGGGGCGTTCGGGCTCAGCGCAGAGGCCGTCCATGAGGCCAGGCAGATGGGCATCGGCGGCTACAACATCCATTTGCTCGACCAAACCAACGGCGGCGCAGTGCGAATAGAGGCGATTGTCTATCGTGCCCGCCCTCCTGTCTGTCCTTCGTATTCCGGCCCTTTACTCAATGACAAGTCCTTCGACCAGACGCTTGGCTGTTCGATACGCCATAACCTGGCGGCAATGGTCAGCGATCCGCGCGATTTGCTCGACAACAGGGCTGTCAAACCAAGCGATGGCGATCGTGCGGCTGTACCAGTAGCCAGATACAGGACGGTCGCGAAGGACAAAGACGGCTGA